A segment of the Polyodon spathula isolate WHYD16114869_AA chromosome 1, ASM1765450v1, whole genome shotgun sequence genome:
agaaattataaatttccattggggtatgtaaatttGACTACAACGGTATGTATTATTGTGGTAACATGACAGGCAGTCAATGCTGGCCAGCGGCAGAAATAGCAACCCAGACACACAAACTGTAGTTCAGCACTTTCTGCGAActtataataaacacaaaacacaggaacaaaaacagaCTCACTTTTTACTCAAAGCACACTCCTTCTCTGCTCCTAACCCCCCTACACAACCCTCACTAAACATTCATGCcttttgttattttatagggTGTGAACAGGGGTAATCATTCCATTATCACCTGGTCACATTCTACACTTTTCCAATCACACCTTAATCactcaattaaacacaatttccaACTCAAACCCACATGCAGAGCCTCTGCTTTGTACACATCCTCCCCCTAGTCTGTTTGTCATATATATAACCCTATTTAATTGCCTTATGACCTAATTTCTTGACCTCACAATTAGGTGACATTGCTCTGAGCAATGTCTGCTTCCACTTCTTTGAGAGGTTGTGAAGAGAGGAGTTTCATCGgctttcagtatttatttatttagtccattGAAATGCTGATCACAGTGACCAACACCAGATGTTATATAAGCTGAAGATTTAACATGATGCAGCTATCCTGAAAGATCCCATGGTACAGAATGTTGTACAGTGTCCTTAGCAGGTGTGTATGTACCTGGCATATCTTATTTTTAACCATCATGATATTATATGTAGTTTCTGTTGCATTGCAGAGATGCAGCTGGGAAAGAGGTGTATCGGCTTGCTCTTCAGACACGAGAGCAGCACATCAGGAGGGATAAAGCCACCAGCAACATCTGCACTGCTCAGGTAAGCACAACCCAATACTTCCATAACTTCTTACAGCAGTTTCTcaggtaaaactagaagaaattATTAGTACGCATACAGAATCTTAATGTGTATATTTTCAACTTGTATGAAACTGTATTGCTTGTTCTTCAATGCAGGCAGTTTCTCTGATCTTCTGTTTTTCAGGCACTGCTGGCAAACATGGCAGCTATGTATGCCATCTACCATGGTTCACAGGGGCTGAAGCACATTGCAAAGAGAGTACACAATGCTACTCTAATCTTGTCTGAAGGTATCTTTCAACCCCCTGCCCCCTAATCAAGTTGTATAGAGTTACTGCTGACTCTGTAGCCTTGCCAAGAGCTGGATAAGTCCACTTGACCTGAACTCAGTGTGGCTGAAAGATGTAGctaaaataatgatattattacaaatacaagaaaCCAAGTCGAATAGACAAAGTTTGATTtaacattgaagacactgaagaACACAATGTTTGGCTactagtttatatatttattaagcgtTTTGTTAATTGTAAAGTTATGATTAATCTTCTCTGAACTGATCAATACAGTGTATACAACCAGTAAcagttaattttgtattttgggCCAGGGGGTGTGTATTCAGATTCTTTATACTGGGGTCTGTTTTGTAGTGATAAACACTTGTTGTGTTCTGATTGTTTCCCTGCAGGCCTTAAGCGTGCTGGACACAAGCTGGAACATGAGATGTTCTTTGACACCTTGAAGATTCAGTGTGGAGTGGCCGCCAAAGAGATCCTAGATAGGGCTGCTCAGCGTCAGATGAACCTCCGGCTCTACAGTGATGATATGGTAAGCAAGTCATGAAGTGGAATGAACACTCCCAGATGGTAATGATGATGTTTTCTTAACCCCTTCCTGCTGTGTGACCTTGAACAACATATCAAACCCAGACCTAGAGAAAGCTCCACATTTCTCAATAGCAGTAAGGCTGTAATTCTGTGTCAAACTTGTACTAAAGACCATCTCTCTGTAATTAAGCAATAAGACCTGACCCTGAGGGCATTACCCCCCATATGGTAGTGAAACAGTTTTGAGGAGTGAGGTCATTTACAGCGATTCCTTAAAGTGAATGTTTATTTGTGAACTTAAAGTACTTGCAATTAATGGCATATACCACTGGTATTGTTAACCTTTCTTTATATCCTGTGATTTTAAAACATCTATCAATGTTATGTTGTACAATATAGTTTTGCATATCCTACAGTATTACAAATTCATGTCTAATGTATATATTGTCTTTTTGCATGGGAAGCTCGGAGTGTCCCTTGACGAGACGGTGACCGAGAGAGATTTAGACGACCTTCTTTGGGCGTTTGGATGTGAATCCTCTGCGGTAAGTAGACGAGTAGAGCTGTGATCATCAGCATGGCACCCAAAGGCAAAGTGTTGCTGCTTGGGAACAGATTAGTAAAGCTGGGTCCCAATAGCACAAGAGTGTAGTGAAGTTTATAAACTCAGACTTGCAAGGAAGGACTGCCACATTATGTCATCCAATTCTGGCATGTGGAGCATTATAAATACTGTTAACTTACCCCTCTGTTGCATTTGATTAATTGGCAATCATCAACCACTTCCAAGCATGCAACGATACTgtactctgcaaattaattatgtatTGGTTCAAATAATGGAGAGTAATTGTGGTTGCTGATTGTGTTTGGATGATGGCGTGCAGCGTGTTTGACCTGTGCTTATTATAGCTGTGATATGTATTTCTATTTTCTCAAATTCTCATTCAATGTTACTGTCCCCCTCAGGAGTTGATTGCTGAAAAAATGGGGGATGAAAAAAGAGGCATCTTCGGAACCCCTTTCAAAAGGACAAGCAGTTTTCTCTCGCATATGGTTTTTAACAGGCCagtttatgaataaaatcaaatgtttacCCATAACTTGATACAATCCATCAGTCAGAAGAGGTattgggccatattcacaaagcatttccaATGTGGTTTTGTAAATCAAACTTTTAATGTTGCAGAACTAGCAAAAACCCCTTATGTGAATGTTGGAGCTCTTAATTGAAATTTCTAAGTTACTGctttttgaaggtgattggtaaATGTTTGCCTGCCTTTAAAGGTAAAAGGTGCAGTGATATACTTTGAGAACCTacattttaatgataaaaaaatatgatttgggCCCTGTTAGCTCTTTTTAGATATGTGGATGTCCTTGGACCTGTTTTGAATGTGATACCTTCCACATTCATTGGCTTGCTCTCACTTAACTACGGTGAACCAGTTCTGGATAAATATTGGGTAACCTTATACTTCCTCGTATAATTAAATCCATGTTCTCTCTGACAGTTATCGCTCTGAAACTAATATTGTTCGCTACATGAAAAGACTGGAGAACAAAGACATTTCCCTTGTACACAGCATGATACCATTGGTAGGTCTTGAATTATTTTGACATGTAGCCATTGGCATATTGAcaaattcattgttttattttgtatgtcatgctaactttttatttttattaaatacagggtTCTTGCACCATGAAACTCAACAGTTCTTCTGAACTTTcagtaagtttcttttttttttttttttttgcattgcgtTTTAAGTAAGTCATTTACACTTATAATATGGAAGGTTTTAGGGAGTCATGTTTGCTGATTTCTGCTGAATATAACCTAATTTACCCTTGGATCAAAGTGTACTTGTTCCTGGTTTGTTGCACTAGCCCATGTGCTAAGTGTTGTATCCCTAGCATGTCCTTCTCTTTCCTAGCAAAGTACTTTTATGGGAGGTGTCTCAAAGGCCAGACCCTCCTGACAGTCTATCTGAACATTTCTATCAAAAGGAGAATAATTCTACTCATACCTGGGTAGTGCTAGTATTTTCTGTACTGTGTTGGTCCAAGCTGACCACAAGGCCACTTGTTTTGAAACTGGCTCTTTCTTTTGCCAGCCAATCACTTGGAAGGAGTTTGCGAACGTCCATCCTTTCGTGCCTCTAGATCAGGCTCAGGGCTACCAGCAGCTTTTCAGGGAACTGGAGCGGGACTTGTGTGAAATCACTGGTTACGACAAAATCTCCTTCCAGCCAAACAGGTCAGTGCTTACTTTGGTGGCCCAATGTTGCTTAGCAGTAAGAGAAGCTGAGCAGCATTTTTATGTAGTGAATATGAGGCTGAAGTTTCATATTTTCTCAAATGGTGATGACTATAAAGGCCATGAGATTCCAAGACCAAAAAAATTATTTCACTCTCCATGTATCTTTAATCTGCACTTTTTTGCcctggagatgctgttctcaccTGCTTCTTAGGGCGATTTCAATGTATACTTTATTTGGTCTCAATCAAATTGCTCAGAATAAGGAGAGTTTTCCACAAAAACCTAATTCTATCATCTGCAGTAGGCAATACTATTTGCCAGTTTGTGTGTCAGCAGTTTTTGAAGTTAAGCATGGACGAGGCTTAAAATGGATCATAAGTTAGTCTTTTACATTTATACAGGGGCATCTTTTGGCACAGGTTGGTGTACGCCCATTCCATTGCTTTTAGGGTGAAATAAAAGTAATGACTTCAATTAAAGATTAGATCATACTGTCAATAACCCTCCTTCAACCttctaattaaaataacaacTTGTGTTAATTGTTGTTCATTTATTAGCTTGTCCAGACCTTATCACATGTATGATTTGCAAGATATCACAAATGTTCTCGCATGCAAAAATGCAATATACAGTGCCGGGAGGCTTTTCATTGGGGAAAACTCAAAATGTCAGCTTGCATGTTAGCATGTTAGACTAGCAAGTTCAGAGGATACAGAATGTCGCAGTTGTGGTTTTAACCAGACCCGCTGACATTAACATTGCGCTATGGTGTGGTACTATCTGTTTACGCAAAGTACAAGCCAAGTGCTATATTGTGAAAAGGAGAGGTTGAGTAACAAACAAAATTAGAATTGCTAGTTCTATGATGAAGCACTTTACAATTTCTTTTACCAGGATTTGTTGTTATTCTTTCAGATTATAATTAGgccttttgtttttccattttaacCGATTAAACCCCgataaaacacagcaaaacccccaaaaaagtaatctgtggatagccaataaacaccaaaaaccacctgaaaaactgtggaaatggttaatcaattcacgatGACTTTACccttttaccattaaaaaaataaataaatttgaacctattacaattataataataaatacatttccaaatgctgctgggcaatgtccctccttcctgacttgtatctataaTGAATTCATTCTGAAAACTTTAAACCCGACCCAACTATTGAGTGACAGctcattcctacatttctattggagactgcatttgtgagatttaaaacaagattacaatcaggatggaggcttgttagcgggatttaaagctgtgttacagttaaaatacggaggatttaaaacagaattgtagcaaaatatacaaaaatgcttacactcaaaaaccccagaagaatttgcccgtgaccatagggatttcattgtggaagacagcaaaggaaagaaggtacaagttaagtgtgcaagtactgtcacgttactactatacatattttgacacaaaaaaacatgctcaagcattttggaaaataaccaaaaacactacttttcatgcagtatataaaaaacgaAGCCCCAAAAAAACCTGATTTTACATAAaattcaaaaatagctaaaaatatgcacctataaatacaattaataaaacccgaaaaacagaagccgtAATTTATAATTTAGTGTTAAATAAAGTTAAtgggtctgtggcaggctggcgagtggatagaggcccagagacaatctgcagttcaaaaaaattactattttattataaacaaaaaatgaaagggcacaggGGCGAaatcaaagcaatttaaacacaaataaaacaaaaacaaactcacaaaaataaaggtttccaggctgggcaatgccttgactggattcaaaacattcaaaaaatcacaaacaccaacctactttctcagctccctcttctcaaatgagaagcagaggcctccttttatgtcaggtggctaaatgataattgaataattacattagttgattgctcccacctggggcaatcaacctgggcagggaggagaatttaactccatccctgccagtatttccaagggcagagctctgctttGCCACAGGGTCTTTTCCGTTGTGAAATGTTATGAAACAATGGCATTCTTTCTGTGAGGGAGGTTGATGTTGAACCTGTGGAGAGTAATCTTttatgatttatattatatatatatttgtatatatatatatatatatatatatatatatatatatatatatatatatatatatataaatatatatatataatatatatatataatatatatgatgaTAGCATTATATAATCCAAGTGATGACCTTAGCATTTCACCTGTTGAAAAGTTgtaatagttttattattgtcTAGTACTTTATCAGACCAAGGAACAGCTTAGACTATATATTTGGCAAGACCTGTTTTTCACATTCAGCCTTACGACTTTAACCTGCAGAGCAGATTGAGTTTGCCATTGTTTTCGTAATTTGTACATCTAATCCCTGACGAACTGTATTCACCCTCATCGTGACATGCAAAAGTAGGTTTAGAAATGTAAGCAGGTGTTGCAGGTTTAACCTTTAGTAACTTGCAAACAAACAAGTTTGATAAGCTGTACATGGTCTTGGCCTTGGAGTATTACTGAATAGAAGTATAAAGCCACTGATGCGTCTGTCTAGAATTATGATTGGTGCAGTAGGACTTCCTATTGCAATTTGACGCATGTTTTGTTGAATTAAAATGTTCAAGCTGTTACAAATAACCGTTTAGGTATGCTTAAATTAACCATCTgagtttttaaatagtttttgttttgttttgttttttaccacaAAACATGCcctttggagtaaagagcttgtATCCcattaaaacatgcattacaaaatatcaccaGTTCTTCATATGTACATCTATATGTTACCTATGATCTCATCATGAGGTGTACCAATAAATTAACCCTATCAATTCAAATAAACGTTCTTGGTAATCTTTCAGTTAAATTTCCAATGGAATGTTTCATAATAAGCAAGCATCCCAGGTTTCTGTGATCAACTGTTGCATAAAGtttaatgttacaataaaatagACAGAGGAAAATTTAGCATGGTCTTTATAAATGTAGCGCATTGCACTTTGGTGTAAAGCCAAACCGATAATGTggcaaaactagaaacaaacaactcGTTTCTCACTTGTGAACTCCCAAACCTGCATACTGCAGTGATCAGTTATATTATAAAATTCACAATAAAACCTTGCTGTTTGGTCATGTCCGTATAACTATTACCGCACAATTAAGGCCACTGTTCTACAGACAAGATTCTTTCCTATTGACATCAATGTAAAGCCACCCACAACATAAATGCCACCTCTCTATGCAGTCTTAAGGCCACCACCTGCAGTCCCAAATGTGTGAACCTGTTTACTTCCCTCTCTAAAAGACCCAACATGCTGTAGaaatgacttattattattattattattattattattattattattattattattattattaaaaccaacCCTCTGCCTCAAAGAGAAAGAATTAGAATAGTTTGCATAAAAATTCAAATATGAAGACTGGTTAAACTGTTCAACGAAGTATAGCCGTTAATTACAGTGGCTAAATTATGTATTCAAAATCATGTGATACAGTTATTTAATTTGAAGACCTTTTAAAAAGcccaaattaatatttaacaaaaaaaaaaaaaaactggtgggCTTGGGCTGTTTCAATAGTCCTGTTCTATATCTTGTTTTACAGATATTTTGGTGTTgctgcattgtgtttttaaagggtAGTGTTGACCCATGTCTTATAAATATACCACCTCTGTGTTTTCTATGTAGATTAAACTTTTATTTCTACCTTCTCCATTaatttttcctgtattttgtttttgttttctagtgGAGCACAAGGAGAATATGCTGGCCTGGCTGCCATTAAAGCCTTTTTAAACGCAAAAGGAGAAGCACACAGGACAGTAAGTGTGGCACGTAATATGTGCCATATATTACAGAATCTTACTATTCTTACTATGTATATAGTCTGTTTATTAAGTACAAGTGAGGTGCCACCTGGTGGTGGGAATCTGTTTGTGTTGTGAAGAATATGCTGGATGGTGCATTCCTACTTGAATTGAGGTACGTAATGTCTTTATGTTCTGAAGGCTCTGGTAAACCCCACTTTTGATGTTGGATTGTTTGCCTGAAACTATTAGTCTGTCCTCCTCAATTATCGAGTCATGGCTGTAAGTAAGCAGCACCTGTTTAAGGCATTTTGCTGTGCGGTACATGCTAGTAAAATCCTGGCAAGATGACCTGTGAAAAGTGCTTTCAGTTAATTTTGGTAAATTTGGTGGAATTTCataatctctctgtctctcaggttTGCCTCATTCCAAAATCTGCTCATGGCACAAACCCAGCCAGTGCACAGATGGCAGGGATGAAGATCCAGTCGGTTGAAGTGGATAAAAACGGAAGCATTGATGTCGCGCACTTAAAAGCCATGGTACGTGCCTCCAGTTTACTGCATAATGCATGTGCTAATGGCATTGAGGCAAGGAGGATCTCAAATATCATGGTCTCTTTAACTGGGACGATAGCTTTCTGCATTTGCTAGGGGAGCTAGTGAAGTTAAAATCTTTCTCGTTTGACAGAAGTGTTTACCTTGCCGCTTTTTCTTTTAGGTGGACAAGCACAAAGAAAACCTGGCTGCTATCATGATCACCTACCCATCGACAAATGGTGTGTTTGAGGAGAATGTTAGTGATGTTTGCGACCTGATTCACCATCATGGAGGCCAGGTCTACCTTGATGGCGCCAATATGAACGCTCAGGTGAGTAACACTCTACACCTGGTGTCTTGTTTCTTTAGCTGAGCTGTATAACTCATTGTTCAGACAGCCTCTAAACACAGATCATTAATGAAGGGCAGCAAATGCAATGAAATTATTCGCTTGGGTTTATAACAAATCGGCATCATAGCTGAACCTGTGTTAAAGGACAATTGGACATGCCACGTTCTATCTactgatctatatatataatatgaccatatatatatatagatatacatacatatatacatacatacatatatacatacatacatatatatatatatatatatatatatatatatatatatatatatatatatatatatatatatacatacatacacacgcacacacacacgcacacgctgTATTACTTCATCTTGGTGATGCagcgtttattttgaattgatcaaaatgactgcggctcTTAAACGAGGGCGTCGATTatacctttattaataatactatgatttttaaacgctgcaatattttattacatgatttatgacattttagaagtgtcgcagttgcttattttctgtaatgtgGTAGCCTGCCTGCATGTAGCAGCTTGTGTGGCTAACTTACTTTGACTgcagtacatttatcagtgacagttaccgagagccttttaggtgggagttggaagatcaggggagtactgtaccagcgaatcgggagtgtgtattcattgttaaggggcaggacaatgctggtgtggcagttaagtccaagagtgaGACATAGATGTTTTTCTACACtaaaaatgacctcagaatatcaacttgatttctgtaaaaaccacaatatatcctactcggttatttttttatatttacatacatatatattttttttatacactgtaacttgtttgttttgtaatttttctgcaagagaaaccaaaaataaatttgctcatagatagtaagcacattgtttgtttgtttttatttgtacgaattacaattgaactaaaaacaaaacaaaactaccttTAAGAACtacagaaggactgctgttctgtacgtagtttatcttttattttctttcagaactgtactaccataaaataaaatgtgcttactgtgtgtgtgtgtgtgtgtgtgtgtgtgtgtacattagtttgtaatttaagtgctagattgaggctcctgtcAATCTAGCATcggggggcgttacatgtacatagtcagtgttgcgcgtttatttgtctaccatgtgattttttttttttttttagttgctggagacaaaaaaataccttaatgtttctttattgatagcagcgtttatttgagggcggcctctattataaagctgatgtGTGACTGCAGCGTCAATATGAGGACGTCTTTAATACGAGGGCgatgccaaattgaagtaatacggtgtgtgtgtgtgtgtgtgtgtgtgtgtgtgtgtgtgtgtatatatgtgtatatatatatatatatatatatatatatatagtggacaaaaaaatggaaacacatggGTAAATGAGGGAGatcaagtatattgaaagcaagggcttccacacaggtgtggctcatgcgttaattaagcaaataacagcccagcatgcttagggtcatgtataaaaatgctggacaggcctggttgcctataattatggttagcatggctgcaagaggagagctcagtgactttgaaagagggggtgattgttggggtgcaTTTGGCaagagcttcagtgaccaagacagctcaacttgctgatgtttcacgagcaacggtgtctaaagtgatgtcggcatggaattCCGAGGGAAAGatatcatcagcaaagggcaacagtgggtggaagcacatactccaggatcgtgatatccatgcattaattcaaagtgcaaggcaaaacaggcaagcaactgcagatcaattgactggaaatttcaacctggggcgtgaGCAGCCAGTTTAATCAAAAACGgtccaccgagaactccacagagcgggataccatagtcgggttgcagtgcacaaaccgctcatcacacctagcaatgcacgtttgcgagtccagtggtgcaaagtgGTACTACCGAGCACTGGAGAAATGTGAAATGGTCAGATGAATagtccttcaccatgttcttgacaaatggacaAGTACAGgggtggcgccaacctaaagaactctacagccctgagtgcttggttccaacaatGAAGGGTTccggtggttccgtaatgttgtggggcgcattttcctggcatggtttgggtgcactcattcccttagaaggcaaggtcaatgctaatcgctacttaacggtactgagtgatcatcttcacaccatgttgcagcattttttcctggtgggggtggggttcttcctggatgacaatgcccccatccataTTGCATCTGTGGTctcccaatggtttgatgagcatgacatcAATGCTATCCATATGTCGACATCGTCTTCTCAATCTCCAGATTTtaacccaatcaagcatttataggatattctggaacgacacttgagacagcgttttccacctccatcaaccaagtgtgagttgattgactttctcgtggaagaatggtgccgcatctgtcctgcagaattccagaggctggtggACTgtatgccacggcgcatacagaCCGTACTGGCCACacatggtggcccaacgccctattaagtgactttacattggtgtttttccatttttttgtgcactacctgtgtgtgtgtgtgtgtgtgtgtgtgtgtgtgtgttattattatatatattatattatgcacTATActtgtgtatatctatctatcatatatatatataatatgatataaatataatatataattttctatataatattcataaaaaatgatgcgatatctatgtgtgtgtataataaaatatgGTCCTATTTTTTAGCAAGTGCAAAAGCAAGGACAACTGTTTTGACATCAACGAACTTGCAAATAAAGTATTGAAAGTTAGTTAATGCCCCTACCTACAACTatgtagtttcttgctagttttacacTGTTCCAATTGTTTTCTTCCTTTATGAAAATGTTCTCTTGCCTTTTTGagtttgcttcaaaatagggcccatAATGTTAGTTAAGTCAGATGAGAAAGATTGGAAGAAATAGATACTTGTGAATGTCGTCGTACACAATCGGTTTTCCTAATGACTTCAGGCACTGAAGTGGTTGTTGTCGTTTTTTCTCTTGGTGCAGGTGGGACTGTGTCGTCCTGGTGACTACGGATCTGATGTCTCTCACCTAAACCTGCACAAAACATTCTGTATTCCCCACGGAGGGGGTGGCCCTGGAATGGGACCCATTGGAGTGTGAGTATCCACTTACCCACAATTCCCTAATGAGGGTGCGGGGCACACCAGAGAAGCGGGAATAAGACAACACTGGTCTCAGAGACACCAATTGCATTGATAACtgtctgtgtgtttaaatattgagCATACAGCTCCTGAACAAATCCTGCTGAGTTCCTTTTCCTGAAGGGAAGCTTGggtcattttaaaagtaagagtATAAACAAACTGCCCACCGCATCTTGTTTACCCTACCGCGATTAATTCCTGGCTTGGTTGAAAACATTTCAGCAAGCAGACAAATGGAAAAAGtgttctctctttttgtttaatacaaagcgtcagagccaatgtgacacccccTTCGGAGTCCCCTGCAAAGTTCatcctctttgcacagcccggacgCAAACTGGCGCCGGCCAAgctgactcatcctgcactcctatcggcagcgctttaactggatgagccactcggggacccccttattgtatattttttaaccttttacaGTAAATGGTTGTTGCTTTTTCTAttaaacattgcaaaacaattcTGAATGTGTAGTACACAGTATATCATTGCTAATATTatgcaatatttacatttatagaCTTACATTTTTGGATGAATGGGGCTCCTTAGCAAATTGCAAGTAATTTGTTATAAGATGACTGTATAtagttaacagaaaataagttAAACTGTCTTCAAGGACTAATGGCAATAATGTActcattctgtttttttcttacagaaaaCAACACCTTGCCCCATACTTGCCCAGTCATCCAGTTATTCCTCTGTCGTCTGACGACAAGGCCCGATCCCTGGGCACCATTAGTGCTGCACCGTGGGGTTCAAGTGCAATTTTACCCGTCTCCTGGGTGTATATCAAGGTAAAGCTGCTATTTCGACAACATCTTGTTTTAATCATCCTCC
Coding sequences within it:
- the LOC121314820 gene encoding glycine dehydrogenase (decarboxylating), mitochondrial-like isoform X2 translates to MQKCSKSWGLLSRAVGMQSCSMKLCCRGRVLMGRWQAKNGVNNFQNIRYISVNGIRGCAVSTTSRQIDKILPRHDDFSERHIGPGDKEKREMLGTLGLESIEELIDKTVPSSIRLRRSMKMDDPVCENEVLETLYKIASKNKSWRSYIGMGYYNCSVPQAIQRNLLENSGWVTQYTPYQPEVSQGRLESLLNYQTMVCDLTGMDVANASLLDEGTAAAEAMQLCHRHNKKIKFYIDPRCHPQTIAVVQTRANYIGVIAELKHPHEMDFSGKDVSGVLFQYPDTEGRVEDFAGLVDRAHQNGALACCATDLLAMCVLRPPGEFGVDITLGSSQRFGVPLCYGGPHAAFFGVKGSLVRMMPGRMVGVTRDAAGKEVYRLALQTREQHIRRDKATSNICTAQALLANMAAMYAIYHGSQGLKHIAKRVHNATLILSEGLKRAGHKLEHEMFFDTLKIQCGVAAKEILDRAAQRQMNLRLYSDDMLGVSLDETVTERDLDDLLWAFGCESSAELIAEKMGDEKRGIFGTPFKRTSSFLSHMVFNSYRSETNIVRYMKRLENKDISLVHSMIPLGSCTMKLNSSSELSPITWKEFANVHPFVPLDQAQGYQQLFRELERDLCEITGYDKISFQPNSGAQGEYAGLAAIKAFLNAKGEAHRTVCLIPKSAHGTNPASAQMAGMKIQSVEVDKNGSIDVAHLKAMVDKHKENLAAIMITYPSTNGVFEENVSDVCDLIHHHGGQVYLDGANMNAQVGLCRPGDYGSDVSHLNLHKTFCIPHGGGGPGMGPIGVVRANVTPPSESPAKFILFAQPGRKLAPAKLTHPALLSAAL